A portion of the Pseudopipra pipra isolate bDixPip1 chromosome 1, bDixPip1.hap1, whole genome shotgun sequence genome contains these proteins:
- the GLB1 gene encoding beta-galactosidase, producing the protein MLRLLLPLAALAALLRAANVPQRSFGIDYDSNCFVKDGEPFRYISGSIHYSRVPRYYWKDRLLKMKMAGLDAIQTYVPWNYHETQMGVYDFFGGKDLEYFLQLANEIGLLVILRAGPYICAEWDMGGLPAWLLEKKSIVLRSSDADYLAAVEKWMSVLLPKMRPYLYQNGGPIIMVQVENEYGSYFACDYNYLRFLLKLFRLHLGDEVVLFTTDGASQFHLKCGALQGLYATVDFAPGGNVTAAFLAQRSSEPKGPLVNSEFYTGWLDHWGHRHSVVPAQTIAKTLNEILARGANVNLYMFIGGTNFAYWNGANMPYMSQPTSYDYDAPLSEAGDLTEKYFALREVIGMYKQLPEGLIPPTTPKFAYGKVRLQKVGTVVEVLDGLSPSGPVKSTYPLTFVQLKQYFGFVLYRTTLPKNCTEPTELSSPLNGVHDRAYVSVNGVPQGVLERDKSLTINITGRAGANLDLLVENMGRVNFGRYNNDFKGLVSNLTLAQDILVGWEMYPLDIDGAVNYGIVSLFDQPERFVGNPLNDEVPTFYAGSLSIPGGIPDLPQDTYISFPGWTKGQIWINGFNLGRYWPARGPQLTLYVPRNVLVSSVPNNITVLELESSPCSTQACEIEFVDEPNINATTQYESYDHQLFVRDMWLTHL; encoded by the exons AATGTACCCCAGAGGAGTTTTGGGATTGATTATGATTCCAACTGCTTTGTCAAAGATGGGGAGCCTTTCCGTTACATCTCTGGCAGCATTCACTACTCACGGGTGCCCCGGTATTACTGGAAAGACCGCTTGTTGAAGATGAAGATGGCAGGGCTTGATGCCATTCAAAC GTATGTCCCATGGAACTACCATGAAACCCAGATGGGCGTATATGATTTTTTTGGTGGCAAAGATCTGGAGTATTTCCTGCAGCTTGCTAATGAAATTGGATTGCTTGTTATCCTGAGAGCTGGACCTTACATCTGTGCAGAATGGGACATG GGAGGTCTTCCTGCATGGTTGTTGGAGAAGAAATCTATTGTTCTCAGGTCTTCTGATGCAG ATTACCTGGCAGCAGTAGAGAAATGGATGAGTGTCCTTTTGCCAAAGATGAGGCCTTACCTCTATCAAAACGGGGGTCCAATCATCATGGTGCAG GTAGAGAATGAGTATGGAAGCTACTTCGCTTGCGACTATAACTATCTGCGTTTCCTTCTGAAGCTCTTTCGCCTGCATCTTGGTGATGAGGTGGTGCTTTTCACAACTGATGGTGCAAGCCAGTTTCACTTGAAATGTGGAGCTCTTCAGGGTCTCTATGCAACAGTGGACTTTGCCCCAG GTGGCAATGTCACAGCAGCATTCTTAGCTCAAAGGAGCAGTGAACCTAAGGGCCCTTTG GTTAATTCTGAGTTTTATACTGGATGGTTGGATCACTGGGGGCACCGTCATTCTGTTGTGCCCGCACAAACTATAGCTAAAACACTTAATGAAATCCTGGCACGTGGTGCTAACGTTAACCT gtaCATGTTTATAGGTGGGACTAATTTTGCCTATTGGAACG GTGCTAATATGCCCTATATGTCACAGCCCACTAGTTATGACTACGATGCTCCACTGAGCGAAGCAGGAGAtctgacagaaaaatattttgccttgaGAGAAGTCATTGGTATG TATAAGCAGTTACCAGAAGGTCTTATCCCTCCAACAACACCCAAATTTGCATACGGGAAGGTTCGCTTGCAGAAG gtggGCACTGTGGTGGAGGTTCTTGATGGGCTGTCACCTTCTGGACCAGTGAAAAGCACTTACCCATTGACCTTTGTTCAGCTAAAGCAG taTTTTGGGTTTGTACTGTACAGAACTACACTTCCAAAAAACTGTACGGAGCCAACGGAACTGTCTTCACCTTTAAACGGAGTCCATGATCGTGCCTATGTCTCTGTCAATGGG GTTCCTCAGGGTGTCCTTGAAAGGGACAAATCACTTACGATAAATATAACTGGAAGGGCTGGAGCAAATCTGGACCTCTTGGTAGAGAATATGGGCCGAGTCAACTTTGGTAGATACAATAATGACTTTAAG GGTCTAGTTTCAAATTTAACTCTTGCTCAGGATATACTTGTTGGATGGGAAATGTATCCTCTAGACATAGATGGAGCAGTGAACTATGGCATTGTTTCTCTCTTTGATCAACCGGAGAGATTTGTTGGCAATCCACTGAATGACGAAGTACCTACGTTTTACGCTGGTAGTCTTTCAATTCCTGGAGGGATTCCAGACTTGCCACAAGACACCTATATCAGTTTTCCTGGCTGGACAAAG GGGCAAATTTGGATCAATGGCTTTAATCTTGGTCGCTACTGGCCAGCCCGTGGTCCTCAGTTGACCCTTTATGTTCCAAGGAATGTACTTGTTTCATCGGTGCCAAACAACATAACAGTCTTGGAGCTGGAGAGTTCTCCTTGCAGCACTCAGGCGTGCGAAATAGAATTTGTAGATGAACCTAATATCAATGCAACCACACAATATGAAAGTTATGACCACCAGCTCTTCGTTAGAGACATGTGGCTGACCCATCTATAA
- the TMPPE gene encoding transmembrane protein with metallophosphoesterase domain isoform X1 has protein sequence MCFVDPRHPFITTLLPTGDFCRTEGNSQEAKMISFKQLPLEAKAAVAAGMVFFSMMLSRSYLAEKLDLRMRHWVLRLQMALFTNALMLMGSLHVWKSTVTMFTRSSAASSLCFMLWKIAVFMFLALAHSSFFTLLFLVAEEPYFFSLAAYTCLGAYILLIFFLFTLGSVEQAYKYLVGRGTKAGTGNKNRTAMKPVLAVMLTLVLTVVGLLNASQPPAVNSVEIPVHKLPSTMTNLKVVLLSDIHLGPTVGKTKLAMIVRMVKALKPDITVIVGDLTDAEAEIIRPAVEPLGELDSPLGTYFVTGNHEYYTLDVSNWFELLKSLNIQPLHNENVKIVSPKSTDDWFCLAGVDDIEADALRYSGHGMDLKKALRGCSSEHAIVLLAHQPVAAKWALQERPDINLILSGHTHGGQIFPLNAGAYLLNPFFVGLYKVGQNTFVYVSPGTMYFGIPMRLGSRAEITEIILRSA, from the exons ATGT GCTTTGTTGACCCAAGGCACCCCTTCATAACCACATTATTGCCTACTggagacttctgcagaacaGAAGGGAACAGTCAGGAAGCAAAGATGATCTCCTTCAAGCAACTGCCCCTAGAAGCAAAggctgcagtggctgcaggaatGGTTTTCTTCTCTATGATGCTGTCGCGGAGTTATCTGGCAGAAAAACTCGATCTCAGGATGCGGCACTGGGTTCTAAGGCTGCAGATGGCACTATTTACCAATGCACTCATGCTGATGGGATCTCTTCATGTTTGGAAAAGCACAGTCACCATGTTCACCAGGTCTTcagctgccagctccctctgttTCATGCTGTGGAAAATAGCTGTGTTCATGTTTCTAGCTTTGGCTCATTCAAGCTTCTTTACATTGCTATTTCTTGTTGCAGAAGAGccctatttcttttctttagctgcctACACTTGCCTTGGGGCCTATATCCTTctcatcttcttcctcttcactCTAGGCTCTGTAGAGCAGGCTTACAAGTACTTGGTGGGGAGAGGCACTAAGGCAGGCACTGGCAACAAGAACAGAACAGCAATGAAACCAGTTTTGGCAGTCATGCTGACTCTTGTGCTGACTGTTGTCGGGCTGTTAAATGcttcccagcctcctgctgtGAATTCAGTGGAGATTCCGGTTCACAAGCTGCCCTCAACCATGACTAACCTGAAAGTGGTGTTGCTTTCAGATATCCATCTGGGGCCTACTGTTGGGAAGACCAAGCTTGCCATGATAGTGAGAATGGTTAAGGCTTTAAAACCAGATATCACGGTGATCGTTGGGGACCTGACTGACGCTGAGGCAGAGATCATACGACCTGCTGTTGAGCCTCTTGGAGAACTTGATTCCCCTTTGGGGACGTACTTTGTCACAGGAAACCATGAGTACTACACATTAGATGTTAGCAACTGGTTTGAGCTGTTAAAATCTCTTAACATTCAGCCACTGCACAATGAGAATGTGAAGATTGTTTCGCCAAAGAGCACTGATGACTGGTTCTGCCTGGCTGGCGTGGATGATATTGAAGCAGATGCATTACGCTACTCGGGACATGGCATGGATTTGAAAAAAGCTCTCAGAGGTTGTAGCAGTGAGCATGCAATAGTGCTTTTAGCTCATCAGCCAGTTGCTGCAAAGTGGGCCCTTCAGGAGAGACCAGACATAAATTTAATTCTCTCTGGCCATACTCACGGAGGGCAGATTTTCCCTCTAAATGCTGGAGCTTATCTTCTGAATCCATTCTTTGTTGGCTTGTACAAAGTTGGGCAGAACACCTTTGTCTATGTCAGCCCAGGGACGATGTACTTTGGAATACCCAtgaggctgggcagcagagctgaaatAACGGAGATAATCCTACGTTCTGCTTGA
- the TMPPE gene encoding transmembrane protein with metallophosphoesterase domain isoform X2: MISFKQLPLEAKAAVAAGMVFFSMMLSRSYLAEKLDLRMRHWVLRLQMALFTNALMLMGSLHVWKSTVTMFTRSSAASSLCFMLWKIAVFMFLALAHSSFFTLLFLVAEEPYFFSLAAYTCLGAYILLIFFLFTLGSVEQAYKYLVGRGTKAGTGNKNRTAMKPVLAVMLTLVLTVVGLLNASQPPAVNSVEIPVHKLPSTMTNLKVVLLSDIHLGPTVGKTKLAMIVRMVKALKPDITVIVGDLTDAEAEIIRPAVEPLGELDSPLGTYFVTGNHEYYTLDVSNWFELLKSLNIQPLHNENVKIVSPKSTDDWFCLAGVDDIEADALRYSGHGMDLKKALRGCSSEHAIVLLAHQPVAAKWALQERPDINLILSGHTHGGQIFPLNAGAYLLNPFFVGLYKVGQNTFVYVSPGTMYFGIPMRLGSRAEITEIILRSA; the protein is encoded by the coding sequence ATGATCTCCTTCAAGCAACTGCCCCTAGAAGCAAAggctgcagtggctgcaggaatGGTTTTCTTCTCTATGATGCTGTCGCGGAGTTATCTGGCAGAAAAACTCGATCTCAGGATGCGGCACTGGGTTCTAAGGCTGCAGATGGCACTATTTACCAATGCACTCATGCTGATGGGATCTCTTCATGTTTGGAAAAGCACAGTCACCATGTTCACCAGGTCTTcagctgccagctccctctgttTCATGCTGTGGAAAATAGCTGTGTTCATGTTTCTAGCTTTGGCTCATTCAAGCTTCTTTACATTGCTATTTCTTGTTGCAGAAGAGccctatttcttttctttagctgcctACACTTGCCTTGGGGCCTATATCCTTctcatcttcttcctcttcactCTAGGCTCTGTAGAGCAGGCTTACAAGTACTTGGTGGGGAGAGGCACTAAGGCAGGCACTGGCAACAAGAACAGAACAGCAATGAAACCAGTTTTGGCAGTCATGCTGACTCTTGTGCTGACTGTTGTCGGGCTGTTAAATGcttcccagcctcctgctgtGAATTCAGTGGAGATTCCGGTTCACAAGCTGCCCTCAACCATGACTAACCTGAAAGTGGTGTTGCTTTCAGATATCCATCTGGGGCCTACTGTTGGGAAGACCAAGCTTGCCATGATAGTGAGAATGGTTAAGGCTTTAAAACCAGATATCACGGTGATCGTTGGGGACCTGACTGACGCTGAGGCAGAGATCATACGACCTGCTGTTGAGCCTCTTGGAGAACTTGATTCCCCTTTGGGGACGTACTTTGTCACAGGAAACCATGAGTACTACACATTAGATGTTAGCAACTGGTTTGAGCTGTTAAAATCTCTTAACATTCAGCCACTGCACAATGAGAATGTGAAGATTGTTTCGCCAAAGAGCACTGATGACTGGTTCTGCCTGGCTGGCGTGGATGATATTGAAGCAGATGCATTACGCTACTCGGGACATGGCATGGATTTGAAAAAAGCTCTCAGAGGTTGTAGCAGTGAGCATGCAATAGTGCTTTTAGCTCATCAGCCAGTTGCTGCAAAGTGGGCCCTTCAGGAGAGACCAGACATAAATTTAATTCTCTCTGGCCATACTCACGGAGGGCAGATTTTCCCTCTAAATGCTGGAGCTTATCTTCTGAATCCATTCTTTGTTGGCTTGTACAAAGTTGGGCAGAACACCTTTGTCTATGTCAGCCCAGGGACGATGTACTTTGGAATACCCAtgaggctgggcagcagagctgaaatAACGGAGATAATCCTACGTTCTGCTTGA